GGTGGTCAGCGGCGTACGGCCCGGAGAGCCATTCCTTATCAACCAAGCGTTGCGCATGAATGCGCTCTGGCATTTGGCTCGCGGCGAGACGTCCTGAGGGGCTTCGATGATACGAGCCTTGATGGACTGGGCGCTCCGTCAGCGAGTGGTGGTGGTAGTTGCCGCTCTGGTGCTGGCAGTCGGAGGTTTATATGCGTTTGGCGAACTCGACATCGAAGCGTACCCGGATCCGGTACAGCCACGCGTCGAGATCATCACGCAGCCCCTCGGGCTCAGCGCAGAAGAGGTCGAAAAAATCGCGACCATTCCACTTGAAGTGGGACTCGCCGGCCTGCGCAATTTGGAAGCGATTCGTACCATATCGCTGTTCGGCCTTTCTGACGTCAAACTCTATTTCGGCTGGGACAGCGACTACTACTGGGACCGCACCGAGACGATCAATCGGCTGGGTCTTATCACCCTGCCGCAGAACCTCACGCCCTCGATCTCACCAGATAATCCCATCGGTGAGATTTACCGCTACATCGTACAAAGTCCCGATCACGACCGAATCGAGGAAAAGACGCTCCAGGACTGGGTTCTAGAAAAGCAGCTCAAGACCGTGCCCGGCGTCGAGGACGTGTCGGGCTTTGGCGGCCTGACCAAGCAGTATCACGTGGATGTCGACGCCGCGAAGCTCAATCACTATCAGTTGTCGCTCGCCACTCTGACCAGCGCAATTGCTAACGCTAACATCAACGTGGGTGGTAACTACCTGGACGTCGGCCAGCAGTCTTTCGACGTTCGCGGTCTCGGCTTTATTACCAACCTGGACGACATCCGCGACATCGTGCTCGCTAGCGCTAACGCGACTTTGAACAACAGCATCGCGATCCCGGCCCGGGTACGTGACGTTGCCGAGGTTTCAGTCGGCTACGCCCCACGGCTGGGGATTGTGGGTCGCAACGAACAAGACGAGGTGGTCCAGGGCATCGTCCTAATGCGCAAATATGGCAACACTCTCCAGACCCTTAAGGGAGTCGAAGCCAAAGTCGCCGAACTTAACAGTTCCGGGATGTTGCCGGCGGGCTATCGCGTGGTGCCTTACTACGATCGCACCAAACTTGTGCATCTCACCCTGCAGACGGTCTTCAGGAACCTCGGGCTAGGCATGCTTCTGGTCTTTCTGGTCCTGATTTTTTTTCTCGGAAGTTTACGGACGGCGATTATTGCGGCGATTAACATCCCACTCGCCATGTGTGGCGCATTCGTCCTGCTCTATCTCACTGGCATACCCGCGAATCTGCTATCACTGGGTGCGCTTGACTTCGGCATAATCATCGACTCGACCATCATCGTGGTCGAGAACATCTATCGCCACCTCACGACGGACAGCGGGGCCGCGGAGAACGAACTCGATTGCATCCGGCGGGCCTCCCTCGAGGTCGGGGGACCGATGTTCTATTCGACGCTTATCTTTCTGATCGCGTTCCTGCCGCTGTTTACCATGAGCGGGGTCGAAGGCGTCATCTTCTCGCCCATGTCCCACACCTATGCGTTTGCCCTGACCACCGCGATTCTGCTGGCAGCAACCCTCACTCCAGTTCTTAGCTCCTACCTGCTGCGCAAGGGGATGAAGGAAACCCACAATCTGGTGTGGGAAGCATTTCATCGCTTCTACCACAACCTGTTCGTCAGAATATTGCGACGGCCCTACTTCACGCTGGCCGTGATCGCGCTCATCGTCGCCGGCGGGCTCTCACTATTTCCGCGTCTGGGCGGTGAGTTCATGCCGAAGCTGGAAGAGGGGAACATCTGGGCCAGAGCCACTCTGCCACTCAGTACTTCACTGCCGCATGCCAACCAAGCGGCGCGAGGGGCCCGCGCGGTATTCAGGTCGTTCCCTGAGGTCGACGACGTTATCTCGCAGACCGGTCGCCCTGATGATGGCACCGACGCCACCGGTTTTTTCAACATCGAGTTCAACGTCGATCTGAAACCCGAAGCCGAATGGCCTCCCGGCCTGACCAAGGAAAAACTCACCCAACAAATGGATCACCGGCTGAGCCGCGAGTTTCCCGAGGCGAGCTTTGGATACTCCCAATATATCGAGGACAACATCGAAGAGGCATTGTCAGGCGTCAAGGGCGTCAATGCCATCAAGGTCTATGGCCCCGACCTGGCGCAGGACGAGCGGGTCGCCAACGAGGTTAGAGAGACTATTGAAGGCGTGCCGGGCATGACGGATGTGGCGGTGTATAGAGCGATGGGTCAGCCCAACCTGCTCATCAAACCCGACCGGCAAGTTTGCTCGCGCTACGGTCTCAACGTGGGTGACGTGGGGGCCATCGTGCAGGCCGCGATCGGCGGGCAA
The nucleotide sequence above comes from Candidatus Binataceae bacterium. Encoded proteins:
- a CDS encoding CusA/CzcA family heavy metal efflux RND transporter; the protein is MIRALMDWALRQRVVVVVAALVLAVGGLYAFGELDIEAYPDPVQPRVEIITQPLGLSAEEVEKIATIPLEVGLAGLRNLEAIRTISLFGLSDVKLYFGWDSDYYWDRTETINRLGLITLPQNLTPSISPDNPIGEIYRYIVQSPDHDRIEEKTLQDWVLEKQLKTVPGVEDVSGFGGLTKQYHVDVDAAKLNHYQLSLATLTSAIANANINVGGNYLDVGQQSFDVRGLGFITNLDDIRDIVLASANATLNNSIAIPARVRDVAEVSVGYAPRLGIVGRNEQDEVVQGIVLMRKYGNTLQTLKGVEAKVAELNSSGMLPAGYRVVPYYDRTKLVHLTLQTVFRNLGLGMLLVFLVLIFFLGSLRTAIIAAINIPLAMCGAFVLLYLTGIPANLLSLGALDFGIIIDSTIIVVENIYRHLTTDSGAAENELDCIRRASLEVGGPMFYSTLIFLIAFLPLFTMSGVEGVIFSPMSHTYAFALTTAILLAATLTPVLSSYLLRKGMKETHNLVWEAFHRFYHNLFVRILRRPYFTLAVIALIVAGGLSLFPRLGGEFMPKLEEGNIWARATLPLSTSLPHANQAARGARAVFRSFPEVDDVISQTGRPDDGTDATGFFNIEFNVDLKPEAEWPPGLTKEKLTQQMDHRLSREFPEASFGYSQYIEDNIEEALSGVKGVNAIKVYGPDLAQDERVANEVRETIEGVPGMTDVAVYRAMGQPNLLIKPDRQVCSRYGLNVGDVGAIVQAAIGGQAVTQILEGDRRFDLVVRWQPRYRQSLGAIRQIQVALPRGGYVPLGEIADIISGEGASFIYREGLRRYVPLRFNVRGRDIQKTVDDAKRAVARQINLPRGVSLDWVGEYSELRAANRRFAVVIPLALLLIMAVLYAATLSIVNTLILMAQVPLACLGGVLALVITGTPFSVSAGVGFISIFAIAIMDGILLNFYIHQLWNEGNSLTDSIVMGADRRFRALMMTALVDGLGLLPAALSTQIGAQTQRPLAIVVIGGAVSIALLTRVFQPTLMYVLARPLGLSDDLREHHSQIG